From one Bacteroides intestinalis DSM 17393 genomic stretch:
- a CDS encoding GH92 family glycosyl hydrolase, with product MKRILLAYTLSALCLLPVFAGGGEGSLPISYVNPFIGTTNFGTTNPGAVCPNGMMSVVPFNVMGSEDNKYDKDARWWSTPYEFHNCFFTGYSHVNLSGVGCPELGSLLLMPTTGELSVDYKEYGSRYEDEQASPGYYSNFLTRYNVKTEVSATPRTGVSRFTFPAGQSHVLLNLGEGLTNETGAFLKQVSGTEFEGMKLLGTFCYNPQAIFPIYFVMRVNKQPVSSGYWKKQRPMTGVEAEWDPDNGHYKLYTRYRKEIAGDDIGAFLTFNTTEGEQIEVQMGVSFVSIENARLNLDTEQSGKNFSQVLADARMRWNEDLSRILVEGGTEEQKTVFYTALYHTLIHPNILQDVNGQYPAMESNEILTTNGDRYTVFSLWDTYRNVHQLLTLVYPERQLQMVRSMLDMYREHGWLPKWELYGRETLTMEGDPSIPVIVDTWLKGLRDFDIDLAYEAMYKSATLPGTENLLRPDNDDYMSLGYVPLREQYDNSVSHALEYYIADYSLSLLADALGKKEDARLFYNRSLGYKHYYSKEFGTFRPILPDGQFYTPFNPRQGENFEPNPGFHEGCAWNYTFYVPHDVKGLARLMGGRKPFIDKLQQVFDKGLYDPANEPDIAYAHLFSYFKGEEWRTQKELHRLLQKYFKNAPDGIPGNDDTGTMSTWAIFNMMGFYPDCPGAPYYTLSTPVFDRVEIRLDSKAWGCDKLVIETQRPSAESLYINEMELGGKKLSRYRVSHEELVKGGTLKFILR from the coding sequence ATGAAACGTATTTTATTGGCTTACACACTTTCTGCCCTTTGTCTGCTTCCGGTGTTTGCCGGAGGTGGAGAGGGTTCTTTACCTATAAGCTATGTCAATCCTTTCATCGGTACCACTAACTTCGGAACTACTAATCCGGGAGCGGTTTGTCCCAATGGAATGATGTCCGTGGTTCCTTTCAATGTGATGGGATCGGAAGATAACAAGTATGATAAAGATGCCCGTTGGTGGTCTACTCCTTACGAGTTTCACAATTGCTTTTTTACCGGATATTCGCATGTCAATCTAAGTGGTGTGGGGTGTCCCGAACTGGGATCTTTATTGCTGATGCCTACTACGGGTGAATTGTCCGTAGATTACAAGGAGTACGGAAGTCGTTATGAGGATGAACAGGCTTCTCCGGGCTATTACAGTAATTTCCTCACTCGCTATAATGTAAAGACCGAGGTGTCTGCCACTCCCCGCACGGGTGTTTCACGTTTCACATTTCCTGCCGGACAAAGTCATGTATTACTGAATTTAGGTGAAGGACTGACGAATGAAACCGGTGCTTTCCTGAAACAGGTGAGTGGCACCGAATTTGAAGGTATGAAGTTATTGGGAACTTTCTGCTATAACCCCCAGGCAATATTTCCCATTTATTTTGTAATGCGTGTCAACAAGCAGCCGGTATCCAGCGGTTATTGGAAAAAACAGCGTCCCATGACCGGAGTTGAAGCTGAATGGGATCCTGACAATGGACACTACAAACTTTATACCCGTTATCGTAAGGAAATTGCCGGAGATGATATCGGTGCTTTTCTTACTTTCAACACGACGGAAGGTGAACAGATCGAAGTGCAAATGGGAGTTTCTTTTGTCAGCATCGAAAATGCCCGCCTGAATCTGGATACAGAACAAAGTGGAAAGAATTTCAGTCAGGTATTGGCAGATGCCCGTATGCGTTGGAATGAGGACCTTTCGCGTATTCTTGTCGAAGGCGGGACGGAAGAACAGAAAACTGTCTTTTATACTGCCCTTTACCATACGTTGATACATCCCAATATCTTGCAAGATGTCAACGGGCAATACCCTGCTATGGAGAGTAATGAAATACTGACTACAAATGGAGACCGTTACACTGTTTTCTCGCTTTGGGATACGTACCGTAACGTTCACCAACTCCTTACGTTGGTTTACCCCGAACGTCAGTTACAAATGGTGCGTTCCATGCTCGATATGTATCGCGAACATGGTTGGCTACCCAAGTGGGAACTTTACGGGCGTGAGACGTTAACTATGGAGGGTGACCCGTCTATTCCTGTCATCGTTGATACCTGGTTGAAAGGCCTACGCGATTTTGATATCGATCTGGCTTATGAAGCTATGTATAAATCTGCCACTTTGCCCGGTACCGAGAATTTGCTGAGGCCGGATAATGATGATTATATGTCATTGGGATATGTTCCTTTGCGTGAACAGTATGATAATTCGGTCTCTCATGCATTGGAGTATTACATTGCGGATTATTCTCTTTCCCTGTTGGCAGATGCTTTGGGCAAGAAAGAGGATGCGCGTCTTTTTTATAATCGTTCTTTGGGTTATAAACATTATTATAGCAAAGAATTCGGCACTTTCCGCCCCATTTTGCCGGATGGACAATTCTATACACCTTTCAATCCGCGGCAAGGAGAAAATTTCGAACCGAATCCCGGTTTTCATGAAGGTTGTGCCTGGAACTATACTTTCTATGTACCTCATGATGTGAAAGGACTTGCCCGTCTGATGGGAGGTAGGAAACCTTTTATCGATAAACTTCAGCAAGTTTTTGATAAGGGCCTTTATGATCCGGCTAATGAGCCTGACATTGCTTATGCCCATCTCTTCTCTTATTTTAAAGGGGAGGAATGGCGTACGCAGAAGGAACTCCATCGTCTGCTACAAAAGTATTTCAAAAATGCTCCTGATGGTATTCCCGGTAACGATGATACAGGCACTATGTCCACTTGGGCTATTTTCAATATGATGGGTTTTTATCCTGATTGTCCCGGTGCACCGTATTACACTCTTTCTACCCCTGTGTTCGATCGTGTAGAGATTCGTCTCGATTCTAAAGCCTGGGGGTGTGATAAGTTGGTGATAGAAACCCAACGTCCTTCTGCGGAATCCTTATATATCAATGAAATGGAGTTAGGTGGGAAAAAATTATCCCGCTATCGCGTCAGTCATGAAGAATTGGTAAAGGGTGGAACACTAAAGTTCATACTTCGTTAA
- a CDS encoding MFS transporter → MNQNSRNPISWVPTVYFAMGLPFVVLNMVSVLMFKGLGIGDAQIALWTSLIMLPWTLKFLWSPFLEMFKTKKFFVVLTQLITGAGFALVALALHLPAFFAVCIALLAVIAFSGATHDVATDGVYMSELNKQDQAKYIGWQGAFYNIAKIVASGGLVWLAGWLLKYFGGVQGTEEAVRHEATVQAWMTVMLILAAVMVFLGVYHVRMLPSGGTAATGAASGRETWNRLVEVIRAFFQKKHIWYYVAFIILYRLAEGFVMKIVPLFLKAERSVGGLGLGEQEIGLYYGTYGAAAFVLGSLLAGYYISHRGLSRTLFSLCCVFNLPFLAYTLLAIYQPENGMLIGSAIVLEYFGYGFGFVGLTLFMMQQVAPGKHQMAHYAFASGIMNLGVMLPGSISGFVSDALGYKAFFIFTMFATIPAFLITYFVPFTYPDEKKNQ, encoded by the coding sequence ATGAATCAAAATAGTCGTAATCCGATTTCCTGGGTACCCACCGTCTACTTTGCCATGGGGCTTCCCTTTGTGGTGCTGAATATGGTGTCTGTGCTGATGTTCAAAGGATTGGGGATTGGTGATGCACAGATTGCTCTGTGGACATCGCTGATAATGCTACCTTGGACACTGAAATTCCTTTGGAGTCCGTTCTTGGAAATGTTCAAGACGAAAAAGTTCTTTGTGGTGCTGACACAATTGATTACCGGGGCAGGTTTTGCCCTGGTAGCATTGGCGTTGCATCTTCCGGCTTTCTTTGCCGTGTGTATTGCTTTGTTGGCGGTTATTGCTTTCAGCGGGGCGACACACGATGTTGCAACAGATGGTGTTTATATGTCGGAACTGAATAAGCAGGATCAGGCCAAGTATATCGGTTGGCAAGGTGCTTTCTATAATATCGCTAAAATTGTTGCATCCGGTGGACTGGTTTGGTTGGCAGGCTGGTTGCTGAAATACTTCGGAGGAGTTCAGGGGACGGAAGAAGCTGTCCGCCATGAAGCGACTGTGCAAGCATGGATGACAGTCATGTTGATTCTGGCTGCTGTAATGGTATTCCTGGGAGTATATCATGTGCGTATGTTGCCTTCGGGAGGAACTGCAGCTACAGGCGCAGCATCCGGCAGGGAAACCTGGAATCGGTTGGTGGAAGTTATCCGTGCTTTCTTTCAGAAGAAGCATATCTGGTATTATGTGGCATTTATCATTCTTTATCGTTTGGCCGAGGGCTTTGTCATGAAGATTGTTCCGTTGTTTTTAAAGGCGGAACGTTCTGTTGGAGGATTGGGACTGGGAGAACAGGAGATAGGTCTGTACTATGGAACTTACGGGGCAGCTGCTTTTGTCTTGGGATCCCTGTTGGCAGGTTATTACATCTCTCACAGAGGATTGAGCCGGACATTGTTTTCGTTGTGTTGTGTTTTCAACCTGCCATTTCTGGCTTATACATTGCTGGCTATTTATCAGCCGGAGAATGGTATGCTGATAGGAAGTGCCATTGTGCTTGAATACTTCGGATATGGTTTCGGATTCGTAGGTCTGACACTGTTTATGATGCAGCAAGTGGCTCCCGGCAAACATCAGATGGCCCATTATGCCTTTGCTTCGGGCATCATGAATCTGGGAGTGATGCTTCCGGGATCTATCAGTGGTTTTGTTAGTGATGCGTTGGGATATAAGGCATTTTTTATTTTTACGATGTTTGCTACTATTCCGGCATTTCTGATCACTTATTTTGTGCCATTCACCTATCCGGATGAAAAGAAGAATCAATGA
- a CDS encoding glycoside hydrolase family 130 protein: protein MKQMMNMPWEERPEGCTDVMWRYSKNPVIGRYHIPTSNSIFNSAVVPFGDGFAGVFRCDNKAVQMNIFAGFSKDGINWEINHEPICFKAGNTEMIESEYKYDPRVTWIEDRYWITWCNGYHGPTIGIAYTFDFKEFFQCENAFLPFNRNGVLFPQKIDGKYAMLSRPSDNGHTPFGDIYISYSPDMKYWGEHRCVMKVTPFPESAWQCTKIGAGSVPFLTEEGWLIFYHGVITTCNGFRYSMGAAILDKENPAKVLYRTRPYLLAPAAPYELQGDVPNVVFPCASLQDGDKVAVYYGAADTVVGMAFGYISEIIEFTKKNSIV from the coding sequence ATGAAACAGATGATGAATATGCCTTGGGAAGAACGCCCGGAAGGTTGTACAGACGTTATGTGGCGTTACTCTAAAAACCCGGTTATCGGACGCTATCACATTCCGACTTCCAACAGTATTTTCAATAGTGCGGTAGTTCCGTTCGGGGATGGATTTGCCGGTGTCTTCCGTTGTGATAATAAGGCAGTGCAGATGAATATCTTTGCGGGCTTTAGTAAAGATGGAATCAATTGGGAGATAAACCATGAGCCTATCTGTTTCAAGGCGGGGAATACGGAGATGATAGAATCCGAGTATAAATACGATCCACGTGTCACCTGGATTGAAGATCGCTACTGGATTACCTGGTGCAACGGCTATCATGGACCTACTATCGGTATTGCCTATACATTCGATTTCAAAGAATTCTTCCAGTGCGAAAATGCCTTTTTGCCTTTTAACCGTAACGGGGTGCTTTTTCCGCAGAAGATAGATGGTAAATATGCTATGTTGAGCCGTCCGAGCGATAACGGTCATACACCGTTTGGAGATATTTACATCAGTTATAGTCCGGACATGAAATATTGGGGAGAACACCGTTGTGTGATGAAAGTTACTCCCTTTCCTGAAAGTGCATGGCAGTGTACGAAGATAGGTGCCGGTTCTGTACCGTTCCTTACTGAAGAGGGCTGGTTGATATTCTATCATGGAGTTATTACTACTTGCAACGGTTTCCGCTATTCTATGGGAGCGGCTATTCTTGATAAAGAAAATCCGGCAAAGGTATTGTATCGCACACGTCCGTACTTGCTTGCTCCTGCTGCTCCTTATGAATTGCAGGGAGATGTGCCCAATGTAGTATTCCCTTGTGCTTCTTTGCAGGATGGAGATAAAGTGGCAGTATATTATGGCGCTGCCGATACTGTTGTAGGTATGGCCTTTGGTTATATTTCGGAAATCATAGAATTTACGAAGAAAAACAGCATTGTATAG
- a CDS encoding TraB/GumN family protein, giving the protein MKKILSILLFISLALNSNAQLLWKISGNGQEKTSYILGTHHLAPLSIKDSIAGLPQAVEGTTQVYGEVVMSDMMSPEFMQVMQQSMMMAGDTTLQKLFTPEQYEVVGKVVKENLMADIAMLGKLKPAAITQQLTLILCMKHLGGFNPQEQLDTYFQQQALQSGKKVGGLETPQSQLDMLFKGQTLQRQANLLYCLVSDIDKAMEQTKRLNNAYKTQNLDEMLKLMEERDGNSCDPQPGEMEALLDHRNKAWIEKMPALMKDAPTLFVVGAGHLPGTNGVLNLLKQQGYTVEPMK; this is encoded by the coding sequence ATGAAAAAGATTTTAAGTATCCTTCTCTTTATCAGCCTTGCGCTGAACAGCAACGCACAATTACTTTGGAAAATTTCCGGTAACGGACAAGAAAAAACCTCATACATTTTAGGTACCCACCATCTGGCACCTCTCAGCATCAAAGATAGCATTGCCGGATTGCCACAAGCCGTAGAAGGTACTACTCAGGTATACGGAGAAGTAGTCATGTCCGATATGATGTCACCCGAGTTTATGCAGGTGATGCAACAAAGTATGATGATGGCAGGCGACACCACTCTCCAGAAACTTTTTACCCCGGAACAATATGAAGTAGTAGGCAAGGTAGTGAAAGAGAACCTGATGGCAGATATAGCCATGTTGGGCAAATTAAAACCCGCTGCCATTACCCAACAACTGACCTTGATATTATGCATGAAGCATCTGGGTGGTTTCAATCCACAGGAGCAATTAGATACTTACTTCCAGCAGCAAGCATTGCAAAGTGGCAAGAAGGTAGGTGGTTTGGAAACCCCGCAATCCCAGTTAGATATGCTCTTTAAAGGTCAGACTCTACAGCGTCAGGCAAACTTACTCTATTGCCTCGTAAGTGACATAGATAAAGCTATGGAACAAACTAAACGTCTCAACAATGCATACAAGACTCAGAACCTGGATGAAATGCTGAAGCTGATGGAAGAACGTGATGGTAACTCGTGCGATCCGCAACCGGGCGAAATGGAAGCCCTGCTGGATCACCGTAACAAAGCATGGATTGAAAAAATGCCTGCTCTCATGAAGGATGCTCCCACCCTCTTTGTTGTTGGTGCAGGCCACCTGCCGGGAACTAACGGAGTCCTGAATCTGCTGAAACAGCAGGGATATACTGTAGAACCTATGAAATAA
- a CDS encoding ABC transporter ATP-binding protein: MIEINNLQKNFGQKKAVDIEKYVIEQGDMLGLVGNNGAGKTTLFRLMLDLLQADQGTVTINDIDVSKSEDWKQFTGAFIDDGFLIDYLTPEEYFYFIGKMYGLKKEEVDERLLPFERFMNNEVIGQKKFIRNFSAGNKQKIGIISAMLHHPQLLILDEPFNFLDPSSQSIIKHLLKKYNEDHHATVIISSHNLNHTVDVCPRIALLENGVVIRDIQNENNSAEKELEDYFNIRVEEEIEEELAETVIEETPVQETIIEETIVEEPITEEPAVQPEKKEEQE; this comes from the coding sequence ATGATAGAGATAAACAATCTTCAAAAAAACTTCGGCCAAAAGAAAGCCGTAGATATTGAGAAATATGTCATAGAACAAGGTGACATGCTGGGTTTGGTAGGTAACAACGGAGCCGGTAAAACCACCCTTTTCCGCCTGATGCTGGACTTACTGCAAGCAGATCAAGGCACGGTAACCATCAATGATATCGATGTATCCAAAAGCGAAGACTGGAAACAATTCACCGGCGCTTTCATCGATGATGGCTTCCTGATCGATTACCTTACTCCCGAAGAGTATTTTTACTTCATTGGTAAAATGTACGGTCTGAAGAAAGAAGAAGTAGATGAACGCCTGCTTCCTTTCGAACGATTCATGAATAATGAGGTTATCGGACAAAAGAAGTTCATCCGTAACTTCTCTGCCGGAAACAAGCAGAAAATCGGTATTATTTCCGCTATGTTGCATCATCCGCAATTGTTGATTCTGGACGAACCGTTCAACTTTCTTGATCCGAGTTCACAGTCTATCATCAAACACCTGCTGAAGAAGTATAATGAAGATCATCATGCCACGGTCATCATCTCAAGCCACAACCTGAACCATACAGTAGATGTATGCCCCCGCATTGCTTTGTTGGAAAATGGCGTCGTTATCCGCGATATTCAGAATGAGAATAACTCAGCAGAGAAAGAACTTGAAGACTACTTCAATATCAGAGTTGAAGAAGAAATTGAGGAAGAACTGGCAGAAACAGTGATTGAAGAAACACCTGTTCAGGAAACAATCATTGAAGAAACTATTGTTGAGGAACCTATTACTGAAGAACCCGCCGTTCAGCCAGAAAAAAAAGAAGAACAGGAATGA
- a CDS encoding sensor histidine kinase, with product MLVSLFGEIQVFLLLSIIFVGFLYWINRKYKSFNKQIIKAIDIPVYLISKQGIVLKLLNEPTEKTNLLPLNNLGKLDLRNLVIDAKEYQKHIALLQKVLETRVSASLIVKIKVESGKELYVSVRMVYLNRERVIAFARNITESETQRQENEKYRYFLESILENLPIATTVKDKNKKGLYLIWNKKASEMIGIPAEKIVGHHESEFNHLMPDNFIRETDKQVIETGLPQSYIKHFSNSKGQKYTLSFHKTLVSYNKGQERWIVSSALDITELLEAKEKAEESNKLKSAFLANMSHEIRTPLNAIVGFSSILSEYIQEEDAKEYVHIIEENNQLLLQLINDILDISRIEAGILEFIEENMDVNASLYEIKAIAELKVSPKIEIHLLPGLETCVIHTVPHRVKQVINNYVSNAIKHTEAGHIDIGYYTPQEGYIRFFVRDTGTGIPTENQKHIFERFVKLDSFKQGTGLGLSICTIIAEKMNGKLGVNSTLGKGSEFWFEIPYVPVEMQE from the coding sequence ATGTTAGTTTCATTATTTGGAGAAATACAAGTATTCTTGCTTCTTAGTATCATATTTGTAGGTTTTCTATATTGGATAAACCGCAAATATAAAAGCTTTAATAAACAGATTATCAAGGCTATTGACATTCCGGTTTATCTAATAAGCAAACAAGGCATTGTGCTTAAGCTATTGAATGAACCTACAGAAAAAACGAACCTGCTCCCACTCAATAATCTGGGAAAACTCGATCTCCGCAATTTAGTAATAGACGCCAAAGAATATCAGAAACATATAGCACTATTACAGAAAGTTTTGGAAACACGCGTTTCTGCCAGTCTAATTGTAAAAATAAAAGTGGAGAGCGGAAAGGAGTTATATGTTTCAGTACGAATGGTGTACTTAAACCGCGAACGCGTTATCGCTTTTGCGCGTAATATTACAGAAAGCGAGACTCAACGCCAGGAAAACGAAAAATACCGCTATTTTCTGGAGAGCATACTCGAAAACCTTCCTATTGCTACTACTGTAAAAGATAAAAATAAAAAAGGTCTCTACCTTATCTGGAATAAGAAAGCCTCGGAAATGATAGGAATACCGGCAGAAAAAATAGTCGGACACCATGAAAGCGAGTTCAATCATCTGATGCCGGATAATTTCATACGGGAAACAGACAAGCAGGTCATAGAAACAGGACTGCCTCAATCATATATTAAACATTTTTCCAATTCCAAGGGCCAAAAATACACGTTATCCTTTCATAAAACATTAGTTTCCTACAATAAAGGGCAAGAGCGCTGGATAGTAAGCTCCGCATTGGATATTACCGAATTATTGGAAGCCAAAGAAAAAGCAGAAGAGTCCAACAAGTTGAAATCAGCTTTTCTTGCCAATATGAGCCACGAGATACGCACTCCACTGAATGCCATTGTCGGCTTTTCTTCCATACTTTCAGAATATATCCAAGAAGAGGATGCAAAGGAATATGTACACATCATTGAAGAGAATAACCAGCTTCTGCTACAACTTATCAATGACATACTGGATATTTCACGTATAGAGGCCGGAATACTGGAGTTTATTGAAGAAAACATGGATGTAAACGCTTCTCTTTACGAAATAAAAGCCATTGCCGAGTTGAAGGTTTCTCCCAAGATTGAAATTCACCTTTTACCCGGTCTTGAGACCTGCGTTATCCATACAGTGCCTCACCGGGTAAAACAAGTTATAAACAATTATGTTTCGAATGCCATAAAACATACAGAGGCAGGACATATTGATATCGGTTATTATACTCCCCAAGAAGGATACATACGATTCTTTGTGCGCGATACCGGTACCGGCATTCCGACAGAGAATCAGAAACACATCTTTGAGCGTTTCGTCAAGCTGGATAGTTTCAAACAAGGAACCGGATTGGGACTTTCCATCTGCACCATAATCGCCGAAAAGATGAATGGTAAGCTCGGAGTAAACTCAACATTGGGCAAAGGATCGGAATTCTGGTTTGAGATACCTTATGTTCCGGTTGAGATGCAGGAATAA
- a CDS encoding C40 family peptidase, whose amino-acid sequence MKKYFLLYIVALIGLTFSLSSCHTSAPRLNYKALAKASVRMGVDINMEDNHKLYIASAEWMGVRYRAGGDNKHGVDCSGLVSQLYKEVYNIRLARSTDGLLKESNKVSRRNLREGDLVFFTSRASKKKVAHVGIYLKNGKFIHASTSKGVIVSSLNEQYYTQYWLCGGRVK is encoded by the coding sequence ATGAAAAAATACTTCTTATTATATATAGTTGCCCTCATCGGATTGACATTCAGTTTAAGCTCATGCCATACATCAGCGCCCCGGCTCAATTACAAGGCACTGGCAAAAGCTTCTGTCCGCATGGGTGTTGACATAAATATGGAAGATAACCACAAGTTGTACATTGCCTCTGCGGAGTGGATGGGTGTCCGCTACCGCGCAGGCGGTGACAACAAGCACGGAGTAGATTGTTCCGGACTGGTATCGCAACTCTATAAAGAAGTATATAATATCCGTTTGGCCAGAAGCACCGATGGTCTGCTTAAAGAAAGCAACAAAGTCTCCCGCCGCAATTTGCGTGAGGGAGATTTGGTGTTTTTCACCAGCCGTGCATCCAAGAAGAAAGTGGCACACGTGGGTATCTACCTCAAAAACGGGAAGTTTATTCATGCAAGTACCAGCAAAGGAGTTATTGTCAGTAGCCTCAACGAACAATACTATACACAATACTGGCTTTGCGGCGGCAGAGTAAAATAA
- a CDS encoding GH92 family glycosyl hydrolase, with product MKKNMKLNFMLMSGVLLFGMYSCTPGAQDYSSYVNPFIGTGGHGHTYPGAVVPNGMIQPSPDTRIYQWDACSGYYYADSTMNGFSHTHLNGTGCGDYGDVLLMPTVGKQDYHAMGEESQQMAYASALSHDNEVAQPGYYSVFLDRYQVKAELTATKRAAIHRYTFPKAEDAGFILDLDYSLQRQKNEEMELEVISDTEIRGRKKTVYWAFDQYINFYAKFSKPFTYTLVTDSMALDEGGPLFPTAKALLQFQTENNEEVLVKVGVSAVDMDGARKNVEAEIPEWDFNGVRSAARESWNNYLAKIDIETSDKDQRVMFYTALYHTGVQPNLFTDADGRYLGMDLKPHQGSVEEPIYTVFSLWDTFRAYHPLMTIIDPDLNEAFIRSLIRKQHEGGVYPMWELAGNYTGTMIGYHAASIIADAYIKGYRNFDVEDAYKACIRVAEYDTTGILCPPLVLPHLMPQAKYWKNKIGYVPCDKDNESVAKALEYAYDDWCISVLADAMGDEPNEEKYAAFAKGYQVYFDASTRFMRGLDSEGNWRTPFNPRSSNHRSDDYCEGTAWQWTWFVPHDIDGLVELMGGRDAFIGKLDSLFIADSALEGDMVSADISGLIGQYAHGNEPSHHITHLYNYVDQPWRTQELVDQILHTLYFNDPDGLSGNEDCGQMSAWFILNSMGFYQVCPGKPIYSIGRPLFEKSTIQLKDGKTFTVIAHNNSRENKYVQSMVLNGKKLDKPFFTHQDIVDGGTLELTMGNVPLK from the coding sequence ATGAAGAAAAACATGAAACTGAATTTTATGTTGATGAGTGGAGTGCTGTTATTCGGAATGTACAGTTGTACCCCGGGAGCGCAGGATTATTCATCATACGTTAATCCGTTTATCGGTACGGGAGGGCATGGACATACTTACCCTGGGGCTGTAGTTCCGAACGGAATGATACAACCCAGTCCCGACACACGCATTTATCAGTGGGATGCCTGTTCCGGATATTATTATGCAGATTCTACTATGAATGGATTTTCGCATACCCATCTTAACGGCACAGGTTGTGGAGACTATGGTGATGTATTGCTGATGCCTACCGTAGGCAAACAGGATTATCATGCAATGGGAGAAGAGAGTCAACAGATGGCTTATGCTTCTGCTCTCTCTCATGACAATGAAGTGGCACAACCGGGCTACTATTCAGTCTTTTTGGATCGTTATCAGGTAAAAGCCGAATTGACGGCTACCAAACGTGCAGCTATTCACCGCTATACTTTCCCAAAGGCGGAAGATGCCGGATTTATACTGGACTTGGATTACAGTCTGCAGCGTCAGAAGAATGAAGAGATGGAGTTGGAGGTAATCAGTGATACAGAGATACGAGGACGCAAGAAAACAGTATATTGGGCATTTGACCAGTATATCAATTTCTATGCGAAGTTTTCCAAACCTTTTACCTATACATTGGTAACCGATTCTATGGCATTGGATGAAGGGGGGCCACTCTTTCCGACAGCTAAGGCTTTGTTACAGTTCCAGACAGAGAATAATGAGGAAGTTCTTGTGAAAGTCGGTGTTTCTGCTGTAGATATGGATGGGGCACGAAAGAATGTGGAAGCTGAAATACCTGAATGGGACTTTAACGGTGTGCGTAGTGCTGCCCGTGAATCATGGAATAATTATCTTGCCAAGATAGATATTGAAACGTCTGATAAGGACCAGCGAGTAATGTTTTATACTGCACTCTATCATACCGGTGTGCAACCTAATTTGTTTACAGATGCCGATGGACGCTATCTGGGTATGGATTTGAAACCTCATCAGGGTAGTGTGGAAGAGCCTATCTATACTGTATTCTCTTTATGGGATACATTCAGGGCATATCATCCGTTGATGACAATTATCGATCCTGATTTAAATGAAGCCTTTATCCGTTCATTAATCCGGAAGCAGCATGAGGGTGGTGTATATCCTATGTGGGAACTGGCCGGAAACTATACGGGAACAATGATCGGTTATCATGCTGCATCTATTATAGCTGATGCTTATATAAAAGGTTATCGTAATTTCGATGTGGAAGATGCATATAAGGCCTGTATCCGTGTTGCGGAATATGATACGACCGGTATTTTATGTCCGCCATTGGTATTACCCCACTTGATGCCTCAAGCTAAATACTGGAAGAATAAAATAGGCTATGTACCTTGCGACAAGGATAATGAATCCGTAGCAAAGGCGTTGGAATATGCTTATGACGACTGGTGTATTTCTGTGCTGGCAGATGCTATGGGAGATGAACCGAATGAGGAGAAATATGCAGCCTTTGCTAAGGGATACCAGGTTTATTTTGATGCTTCTACCCGTTTTATGCGCGGACTGGACAGTGAAGGTAATTGGCGTACTCCTTTCAATCCCCGTTCATCCAATCACCGTAGTGACGACTATTGCGAAGGTACAGCCTGGCAATGGACTTGGTTTGTGCCTCATGATATAGATGGATTAGTGGAGCTGATGGGAGGACGTGATGCCTTTATCGGTAAACTGGATTCTTTGTTTATTGCCGATTCAGCTTTGGAGGGTGATATGGTTTCTGCTGATATCTCCGGTTTGATAGGACAATATGCACATGGCAATGAACCAAGTCATCATATTACTCATCTGTATAACTATGTGGATCAACCTTGGCGGACACAAGAACTGGTGGATCAAATATTACATACCCTTTATTTTAATGATCCGGACGGATTGTCGGGCAATGAGGATTGCGGACAGATGTCCGCGTGGTTCATTCTCAATTCTATGGGTTTCTATCAGGTATGTCCGGGTAAACCGATTTATTCTATCGGTCGCCCATTATTCGAAAAATCGACCATTCAGTTGAAAGATGGTAAGACATTCACTGTCATAGCACATAATAACAGTCGCGAGAACAAGTATGTGCAGAGTATGGTACTGAATGGAAAGAAGTTGGATAAGCCTTTCTTTACGCATCAGGACATAGTAGATGGTGGTACGTTGGAACTGACGATGGGGAATGTCCCTCTGAAGTGA